In a single window of the Streptomyces sp. NBC_00285 genome:
- a CDS encoding NAD(P)-dependent malic enzyme, with protein sequence MAAEIVNPRSDSDTGQDGGAEPLDTFDPAFALHRGGKMAVQATVPIRDRDDLSLAYTPGVAKVCSAIAEQPDLVHDYTWKSSVVAVVTDGTAVLGLGDIGPEASLPVMEGKAILFKQFGGVDAVPLALACTDVDEIIETVVRLAPSFGGINLEDISAPRCFEIERRLQERLDIPVFHDDQHGTAVVTLAALRNAARLSGRGIGDLRAVISGAGAAGVAIAKMLVEAGIGDVAVADRRGVVSGDRDDLTSVKREVAGFTNKAGLSGSLEDALAGADVFIGVSGGTVPEAAVASMAEGAFVFAMANPDPEVHPDVARKYAAVVATGRSDFPNQINNVLAFPGIFAGALQVRASRITEGMKIAAAEALASVVGDDLAADYVIPSPFDERVAPAVTAAVAAAARAEGVARR encoded by the coding sequence GTGGCAGCGGAGATCGTCAATCCTCGCAGCGACAGCGATACGGGCCAGGACGGCGGGGCGGAGCCCCTCGATACCTTCGACCCCGCGTTCGCGCTGCACCGCGGCGGCAAGATGGCCGTGCAGGCCACCGTGCCGATCCGCGACAGGGACGACCTGTCCCTCGCGTACACGCCCGGCGTGGCGAAGGTGTGCAGCGCCATCGCCGAGCAGCCGGACCTCGTCCACGACTACACGTGGAAGTCGTCGGTCGTCGCCGTCGTGACGGACGGTACGGCCGTGCTGGGACTCGGTGACATCGGGCCCGAGGCCTCCCTCCCGGTGATGGAGGGCAAGGCGATCCTGTTCAAGCAGTTCGGCGGCGTGGACGCGGTTCCGCTCGCCCTGGCCTGCACGGACGTCGACGAGATCATCGAGACCGTGGTGCGGCTCGCCCCGTCCTTCGGCGGCATCAACCTCGAGGACATCTCGGCCCCGCGCTGCTTCGAGATCGAGCGCCGGCTCCAGGAGCGGCTCGACATCCCCGTCTTCCACGACGACCAGCACGGCACCGCGGTCGTGACGCTCGCGGCCCTGCGGAACGCCGCGCGGCTGAGCGGGCGGGGCATCGGGGACCTGCGTGCGGTGATCTCCGGCGCGGGTGCGGCCGGGGTCGCCATCGCCAAGATGCTCGTCGAGGCGGGCATCGGGGACGTCGCCGTCGCCGACCGGCGCGGTGTCGTGTCCGGCGACCGGGACGACCTCACGTCCGTGAAGCGGGAGGTCGCCGGGTTCACCAACAAGGCCGGCCTGTCCGGGTCGCTGGAGGACGCACTGGCCGGCGCCGACGTCTTCATCGGCGTGTCCGGCGGTACGGTCCCGGAGGCGGCCGTCGCCTCCATGGCCGAGGGTGCCTTCGTGTTCGCGATGGCCAACCCGGATCCCGAGGTGCACCCGGATGTCGCGCGCAAGTACGCGGCCGTGGTGGCCACCGGGCGGTCCGACTTCCCGAACCAGATCAACAACGTGCTGGCGTTTCCGGGGATCTTCGCCGGGGCCCTTCAGGTGCGGGCCTCGCGGATCACGGAGGGCATGAAGATCGCGGCGGCGGAGGCGCTGGCTTCGGTGGTCGGTGACGATCTCGCCGCCGATTACGTGATTCCGTCGCCGTTCGACGAGCGGGTTGCTCCGGCGGTCACTGCGGCGGTTGCTGCGGCGGCTCGTGCGGAGGGTGTCGCTCGGCGCTGA
- a CDS encoding HAMP domain-containing sensor histidine kinase: MSDGPAGRRSPREPWGGVSPFSIKTKLGALVVIAVLITTGLMMIAMRTATELRFITVFSMIATLLITQFVAHSLTAPLDDMNAVARSISHGDYTRRVRENRRDELGDLAQTINRMADDLEAQERQRKELVANVSHELRTPIAGLRAVLENIVDGVTQADPETMRTALKQTERLGRLVETLLDLSRLDNGVVPLKKRRFEVWPYLSGVLKEANMVATARAGIASGSGSHTRNDVHLHLDVSPPELTAHADPERIHQVVANLIDNAVKHSPAHGRVTVKARRGALPESLELEILDEGPGIPRSEWHRVFERFNRGQVMRPHGPGSDGGTGLGLAIARWAVDLHGGRIGVAESERGCRILVTLPGLPSLPS, translated from the coding sequence ATGAGCGACGGTCCGGCCGGCCGGAGAAGCCCCAGGGAGCCCTGGGGCGGCGTGAGCCCTTTCTCGATCAAGACCAAGCTGGGCGCGCTGGTCGTCATCGCGGTCCTCATCACCACCGGGCTGATGATGATCGCGATGCGCACAGCCACCGAGCTGCGCTTCATCACGGTCTTCTCGATGATCGCCACACTGCTGATCACGCAGTTCGTGGCGCATTCGCTCACCGCGCCACTGGACGACATGAACGCGGTCGCCCGGTCCATCTCGCACGGCGACTACACCCGCCGGGTGCGTGAGAACCGGCGTGACGAGCTGGGCGACCTGGCCCAGACGATCAACCGCATGGCGGACGACCTGGAGGCACAGGAACGTCAGCGCAAGGAACTTGTGGCAAATGTCTCCCATGAGCTGCGCACCCCCATCGCGGGGCTGCGGGCAGTGCTGGAGAACATCGTCGACGGGGTCACCCAGGCCGACCCCGAGACCATGCGCACGGCCCTGAAGCAGACCGAGCGGCTCGGCCGGCTGGTGGAGACGCTGCTGGACCTGTCCCGGCTGGACAACGGCGTCGTACCGCTGAAGAAGCGCCGTTTCGAGGTGTGGCCGTACCTGTCGGGCGTGCTGAAGGAGGCCAACATGGTCGCCACCGCACGCGCGGGCATCGCGTCCGGGTCCGGCAGTCACACGCGCAACGACGTCCATCTGCACCTCGACGTGTCCCCGCCGGAGCTGACCGCGCACGCCGACCCGGAGCGCATCCACCAGGTCGTCGCCAACCTCATCGACAACGCGGTCAAGCACAGCCCGGCACACGGACGGGTGACGGTGAAGGCGCGGCGCGGGGCCCTGCCCGAGTCGCTCGAACTGGAGATCCTCGACGAGGGCCCCGGCATTCCGCGCTCGGAGTGGCACCGCGTCTTCGAGCGGTTCAACCGCGGCCAGGTCATGCGGCCGCACGGTCCGGGCAGCGACGGCGGCACCGGTCTGGGGCTCGCGATCGCGCGCTGGGCCGTGGATCTGCACGGCGGCCGGATCGGCGTGGCCGAATCCGAGCGGGGCTGCAGGATTCTTGTCACCCTGCCGGGACTTCCCTCTCTGCCAAGTTGA
- a CDS encoding zinc-binding dehydrogenase, whose protein sequence is MFAVYAARIDRDDPLSGLELGERPAPEARPGWSVVDVKAASLNHHDLWSLRGVGLAEDKLPMILGCDAAGVDEDGNEVVLHSVVGQSGHGVGPKEPRSILTERYQGTFAEQVAVPTWNVLPKPKELSFAEAACLPTAWLTAYRMLFTNAGVRPGDSVLVQGAGGGVATAAIVLGKAAGLRVFATSRDEARRKRAVELGAVEAVESGARLPQRVDAVIETVGAATWSHSVKSLRPGGTLVISGATSGDRPSHAELTRIFFLELKVVGSTMGTKDELEDLLAFCAATGVRPVIDEVLPMDRAREGFQRVESGEQFGKVVLTNS, encoded by the coding sequence ATGTTCGCTGTCTACGCCGCCCGAATCGACCGCGACGACCCGCTCTCCGGACTGGAGTTGGGGGAGCGCCCGGCCCCCGAAGCCCGCCCCGGCTGGAGTGTCGTCGACGTCAAGGCCGCCTCCCTCAACCACCACGACCTGTGGTCCCTGCGCGGCGTGGGCCTCGCAGAGGACAAGCTGCCGATGATCCTCGGCTGTGACGCGGCCGGTGTCGACGAGGACGGCAACGAGGTCGTCCTGCACTCCGTCGTCGGGCAGAGCGGGCACGGGGTCGGCCCCAAGGAGCCCCGTTCCATCCTCACCGAGCGCTATCAGGGGACATTCGCCGAACAGGTGGCCGTGCCGACCTGGAACGTCCTCCCCAAGCCGAAGGAACTGTCGTTCGCGGAGGCCGCCTGCCTGCCGACGGCCTGGCTGACGGCGTACCGGATGCTCTTCACCAACGCGGGGGTCCGGCCCGGCGACTCCGTGCTCGTGCAGGGTGCCGGCGGCGGGGTCGCCACTGCCGCGATCGTGCTGGGGAAGGCCGCCGGATTGCGGGTCTTCGCCACCAGCAGAGACGAGGCCAGGCGCAAGCGCGCGGTGGAGCTGGGAGCCGTTGAGGCCGTCGAGTCGGGCGCGCGGCTGCCGCAGCGGGTCGACGCCGTCATCGAGACCGTGGGCGCGGCCACCTGGTCGCACTCCGTGAAGTCGCTCAGGCCGGGCGGCACGCTGGTCATCTCCGGTGCCACGAGCGGCGACCGCCCCTCGCACGCCGAACTGACCCGGATCTTCTTCCTGGAGCTCAAGGTCGTGGGGTCGACCATGGGCACCAAGGACGAGCTGGAGGATCTGCTGGCGTTCTGCGCCGCCACGGGGGTGCGTCCCGTCATCGACGAGGTGCTCCCGATGGACCGCGCCCGCGAGGGCTTCCAACGCGTCGAGTCGGGTGAGCAGTTCGGGAAGGTCGTGCTCACGAACAGCTGA
- a CDS encoding multifunctional oxoglutarate decarboxylase/oxoglutarate dehydrogenase thiamine pyrophosphate-binding subunit/dihydrolipoyllysine-residue succinyltransferase subunit has protein sequence MSPQSPSNSSISTDADQAGKNPAAAFGPNEWLVDEIYQQYLQDPNSVDRAWWDFFADYKPGAAAAPAPAGTAAAGAAGTTSPAAPAPSAAPAPAAPAQAPAPAPAAKPAAAAPAPAKAAAPAAAPAPAAKPAAAKPAATGGSAAEGPEFVTLRGPAAAVAKNMNASIEVPTATSVRAVPVKLLFDNRIVINNHLKRARGGKISFTHLIGYAMVQAIKAMPSMNYSFAEKDGKPTLVKPPHVNFGLAIDLVKPNGDRQLVVAGIKKADTLNFFEFWQAYEDIVRRARDGKLTMDDFTGVTVSLTNPGGLGTVHSVPRLMPGQSVIMGVGSMDYPAEFQGTSQDTLNKLGISKVMTLTSTYDHRVIQGAASGEFLRVVANYLLGENGFYDEIFEALRIPYEPVRWLKDIDASHDDDVTKAARVFELIHSYRVRGHVMADTDPLEYRQRKHPDLDITEHGLTLWDLEREFAVGGFAGKSLMKLRDILGVLRDSYCRTTGVEFMHIQDPKQRRWIQDRIERSHTKPEREEQLRILRRLNAAEAFETFLQTKYVGQKRFSLEGGESVIPLLDAVLDSAAESRLDEVVIGMAHRGRLNVLANIVGKSYAQIFREFEGNLDPKSMHGSGDVKYHLGAEGTFTGLDGEQIKVSLAANPSHLETVDPVIEGIVRAKQDIINKGGTDFTVLPVALHGDAAFAGQGVVAETLNMSQLRGYRTGGTVHIVINNQVGFTAAPESSRSSMYATDVARMIEAPIFHVNGDDPEAVVRVARLAFEFRQAFNKDVVIDLICYRRRGHNESDNPAFTQPLMYDLIDKKRSVRKLYTESLIGRGDITLEEAEQALQDYQGQLEKVFTEVREAVTAQPAAGPVSDPQAEFPVAVSTAISSETVKRIAESQVNIPDTFHVHPRLLPQLQRRASMVEDGTIDWGMGETLAVGSLLLEGTPVRLSGQDSQRGTFGQRHAVLINRETGEEHTPLQYLAEEQARYNVYNSLLSEYAVMGFEYGYSLARPDALVLWEAQFGDFVNGAQTIVDEYISAAEQKWGQTSGVTLLLPHGYEGQGPDHSSARVERFLQLCAQNNMTVAMPTLPSNYFHLLRWQVHNPHHKPLVVFTPKSMLRLKAAASKAEEFTSGQFRPVIGDSTVDAAAVKKVVFCSGKVYYDLDGERQKRGGTDTAIIRLERLYPLPGAEVQAEIAKYPNAEKYLWVQEEPANQGAWPFIALNLIDHLDLAVGADVPHGERLRRISRPHGSSPAVGSAKRHQAEQEQLVREVFDA, from the coding sequence GTGTCGCCACAGTCCCCCAGTAACTCGAGCATCTCGACCGACGCAGACCAAGCGGGCAAGAACCCCGCTGCCGCGTTCGGCCCGAACGAGTGGCTCGTCGACGAGATCTATCAGCAGTACCTCCAGGACCCGAATTCGGTAGACCGAGCCTGGTGGGACTTCTTTGCCGACTACAAGCCCGGGGCCGCTGCCGCCCCGGCTCCGGCGGGTACTGCGGCCGCGGGGGCCGCAGGGACCACCTCCCCAGCGGCTCCGGCGCCGTCTGCGGCTCCGGCTCCCGCCGCCCCGGCCCAGGCTCCCGCGCCGGCTCCGGCCGCCAAGCCCGCCGCAGCGGCTCCGGCCCCTGCCAAGGCCGCTGCTCCGGCTGCCGCCCCGGCACCTGCCGCCAAGCCGGCCGCCGCGAAGCCCGCCGCCACCGGTGGTTCCGCCGCGGAGGGCCCGGAGTTCGTGACCCTGCGCGGTCCCGCCGCCGCGGTCGCGAAGAACATGAACGCCTCCATCGAGGTCCCCACGGCCACGTCCGTGCGCGCGGTCCCGGTGAAGCTGCTGTTCGACAACCGCATCGTCATCAACAACCACCTGAAGCGCGCCCGGGGCGGGAAGATCTCCTTCACCCACCTCATCGGCTACGCGATGGTGCAGGCCATCAAGGCCATGCCGTCGATGAACTACTCCTTCGCGGAGAAGGACGGCAAGCCCACCCTGGTCAAGCCGCCGCACGTCAACTTCGGCCTGGCCATCGACCTGGTGAAGCCCAACGGCGACCGTCAACTGGTCGTCGCGGGCATCAAGAAGGCCGACACGCTGAACTTCTTCGAGTTCTGGCAGGCCTACGAGGACATCGTCCGCCGCGCCCGTGACGGCAAGCTGACGATGGACGACTTCACGGGCGTCACGGTCTCCCTGACGAACCCGGGCGGCCTCGGCACCGTCCACTCGGTCCCGCGTCTGATGCCCGGCCAGTCGGTCATCATGGGCGTCGGCTCCATGGACTACCCCGCGGAGTTCCAGGGCACCAGCCAGGACACCCTGAACAAGCTCGGCATCTCGAAGGTCATGACGCTCACGTCGACCTACGACCACCGGGTCATCCAGGGCGCCGCTTCCGGCGAGTTCCTGCGCGTCGTCGCCAACTACCTCCTCGGCGAGAACGGCTTCTACGACGAGATCTTCGAGGCGCTGCGCATCCCCTACGAGCCGGTCCGCTGGCTCAAGGACATCGACGCCAGCCACGACGACGACGTCACCAAGGCCGCCCGCGTCTTCGAGCTGATCCACTCCTACCGGGTCCGCGGCCACGTCATGGCCGACACCGACCCGCTGGAGTACCGCCAGCGCAAGCACCCCGACCTGGACATCACCGAGCACGGCCTCACCCTGTGGGACCTGGAGCGGGAGTTCGCGGTCGGCGGCTTCGCCGGCAAGTCCCTGATGAAGCTGCGCGACATCCTCGGTGTGCTGCGCGACTCGTACTGCCGCACCACCGGCGTCGAGTTCATGCACATCCAGGACCCGAAGCAGCGCAGGTGGATCCAGGACCGCATCGAGCGCTCGCACACCAAGCCCGAGCGCGAGGAGCAGCTGCGCATCCTGCGCCGGCTGAACGCCGCGGAGGCCTTCGAGACCTTCCTGCAGACGAAGTACGTCGGCCAGAAGCGGTTCTCCCTGGAGGGCGGCGAGTCCGTCATCCCGCTGCTCGACGCGGTGCTGGACTCGGCCGCCGAGTCCCGCCTGGACGAGGTCGTCATCGGCATGGCCCACCGCGGCCGGCTGAACGTCCTGGCGAACATCGTCGGCAAGTCGTACGCGCAGATCTTCCGCGAGTTCGAGGGCAACCTCGACCCGAAGTCGATGCACGGCTCCGGCGACGTCAAGTACCACCTGGGCGCCGAGGGCACCTTCACGGGCCTGGACGGCGAGCAGATCAAGGTCTCGCTGGCCGCGAACCCCTCCCACCTGGAGACGGTCGACCCGGTCATCGAGGGCATCGTCCGCGCCAAGCAGGACATCATCAACAAGGGCGGCACGGACTTCACGGTCCTGCCGGTCGCCCTGCACGGTGACGCGGCCTTCGCGGGCCAGGGCGTGGTGGCCGAGACCCTGAACATGTCGCAGCTGCGGGGTTACCGCACCGGCGGCACGGTCCACATCGTCATCAACAACCAGGTCGGCTTCACGGCCGCCCCGGAGTCCTCCCGCTCGTCGATGTACGCGACGGACGTGGCGAGGATGATCGAGGCCCCGATCTTCCACGTGAACGGCGACGACCCCGAGGCCGTCGTCCGCGTCGCCCGCCTGGCTTTCGAGTTCCGTCAGGCGTTCAACAAGGACGTGGTGATCGACCTCATCTGCTACCGCCGTCGCGGTCACAACGAGTCGGACAACCCGGCCTTCACCCAGCCGCTGATGTACGACCTGATCGACAAGAAGCGCTCGGTGCGCAAGCTGTACACCGAGTCCCTCATCGGTCGCGGCGACATCACCCTGGAAGAGGCCGAGCAGGCCCTGCAGGACTACCAGGGCCAGCTGGAGAAGGTCTTCACGGAGGTCCGCGAGGCCGTCACGGCCCAGCCGGCCGCCGGGCCCGTCTCGGACCCGCAGGCCGAGTTCCCGGTCGCCGTGAGCACCGCGATCTCCTCGGAGACCGTGAAGCGGATCGCCGAGTCCCAGGTCAACATCCCCGACACCTTCCACGTCCACCCGCGTCTGCTGCCGCAGCTGCAGCGCCGGGCGTCGATGGTCGAGGACGGCACGATCGACTGGGGCATGGGCGAGACCCTCGCCGTCGGCTCGCTGCTGCTGGAGGGCACCCCGGTCCGTCTGTCGGGCCAGGACTCCCAGCGCGGCACCTTCGGCCAGCGTCACGCGGTCCTCATCAACCGTGAGACGGGCGAGGAGCACACCCCGCTCCAGTACCTCGCCGAGGAGCAGGCCCGCTACAACGTCTACAACTCCCTGCTCTCCGAGTACGCGGTCATGGGCTTCGAGTACGGCTACTCGCTGGCCCGGCCCGACGCGCTCGTGCTGTGGGAGGCGCAGTTCGGCGACTTCGTCAACGGCGCGCAGACGATCGTCGACGAGTACATCTCGGCGGCGGAGCAGAAGTGGGGCCAGACCAGCGGCGTCACCCTGCTGCTCCCCCACGGCTACGAGGGCCAGGGCCCGGACCACTCCTCGGCCCGCGTCGAGCGCTTCCTCCAGCTGTGCGCGCAGAACAACATGACGGTCGCGATGCCGACCCTCCCGTCGAACTACTTCCACCTCCTGCGGTGGCAGGTGCACAACCCGCACCACAAGCCGCTGGTGGTCTTCACCCCGAAGTCGATGCTGCGCCTCAAGGCCGCCGCGTCGAAGGCGGAGGAGTTCACCTCGGGTCAGTTCCGCCCGGTCATCGGCGACTCGACGGTCGACGCGGCAGCGGTCAAGAAGGTCGTCTTCTGCTCCGGCAAGGTCTACTACGACCTCGACGGCGAGCGTCAGAAGCGCGGAGGCACGGACACCGCGATCATCCGCCTGGAGCGTCTGTACCCCCTCCCGGGTGCCGAGGTCCAGGCCGAGATCGCCAAGTACCCGAACGCCGAGAAGTACCTGTGGGTCCAGGAGGAGCCGGCGAACCAGGGCGCGTGGCCCTTCATCGCGCTCAACCTGATCGACCACCTGGACCTCGCGGTCGGCGCGGACGTTCCGCACGGCGAGCGGCTGCGGCGCATCTCGCGCCCGCACGGCTCCTCCCCGGCCGTCGGTTCCGCGAAGCGGCACCAGGCGGAGCAGGAGCAGCTGGTGCGCGAGGTCTTCGACGCATGA
- a CDS encoding helix-turn-helix domain-containing protein: protein MTEATDLAERAGDRDPRVGLRAVAALRRLLEQLESVQVRSARNQGWSWQEIAAELGVSRQAVHKKYGRH from the coding sequence ATGACCGAAGCAACGGATCTCGCCGAGCGCGCGGGCGATCGCGATCCCCGGGTCGGACTGCGTGCCGTCGCCGCACTGCGCAGGCTGCTGGAGCAACTGGAGTCGGTGCAGGTGCGCAGTGCGCGCAATCAGGGCTGGTCGTGGCAGGAGATCGCCGCGGAACTCGGAGTGAGCAGGCAGGCCGTGCACAAGAAGTACGGGAGGCATTGA
- a CDS encoding Clp protease N-terminal domain-containing protein, translated as MFERFTKDARAVVVGAAGHAEEMGAQAVDAEHLLLALLDREAGRASIALAALGLTGRGDAIREALGEARRRAGLSQAEAEALAGLGIDVSEIVARVEEVHGVGAMSGDRKDRGWWSGRRSFGRGAKETLEKALRIAVARRDRHIGDEHFLLALTVRPGVPAEVLADHGVTYESVVRVLYGGEAAQAG; from the coding sequence ATGTTCGAGCGGTTCACGAAGGACGCCCGGGCGGTGGTCGTGGGCGCGGCCGGGCACGCCGAGGAGATGGGCGCGCAGGCCGTGGACGCAGAGCACCTGCTGCTCGCGCTGCTGGACCGGGAGGCCGGCCGGGCCTCGATCGCGTTGGCTGCCCTCGGCCTCACCGGACGCGGGGACGCGATCCGGGAGGCGCTGGGTGAGGCGCGACGCCGGGCAGGGCTGTCCCAGGCGGAGGCCGAGGCGCTGGCCGGGCTCGGGATCGACGTCTCCGAGATCGTCGCCCGGGTCGAGGAGGTGCACGGGGTCGGAGCGATGTCCGGCGACCGCAAGGACCGGGGGTGGTGGTCCGGGCGGCGTTCCTTCGGGAGGGGCGCCAAGGAGACCCTGGAGAAGGCTCTTCGCATCGCCGTGGCCCGGCGTGACCGCCATATCGGCGACGAGCACTTCCTGCTGGCCCTGACGGTCAGGCCGGGCGTGCCGGCGGAAGTCCTCGCCGACCACGGGGTGACGTACGAGTCGGTCGTCCGGGTCCTGTACGGCGGTGAAGCAGCACAGGCCGGCTGA
- a CDS encoding DUF4097 family beta strand repeat-containing protein — MSEWSVTEPRKLTFDEPVRELHVRIVNGTVNVVGTEEGSARLEVSEIEGPPLIVTQEGGTLTVAYEDLPWKGFLKWLDRKGWRRSAVVSLAVPAETRVEVGVVSAGAVVSGVRGPSVVKGVNGDTTLVGLSGPVRADTVSGNLEAQAVTGDLRFNSVSGDLTVVEGSGPSVRADSVSGSMIVDLDPDGPTDVRLTSVSGEIAIRLPQPADAEVVANTASGTISNAFEGLRVHGQWGAHKVTGRLGAGTGKLRATTVSGSIALLRRPPREDEEEPWDRTDPFAKDTDKESDTAADWAEDSAADTGAGTGTGTAGETASTEPADTIDPADGGHSTSGENDVSGRADGPDPTDDPTRGDLTRDPADGTTDKKVL, encoded by the coding sequence ATGTCCGAGTGGTCCGTCACTGAGCCCAGGAAGCTCACCTTCGACGAGCCGGTACGAGAGCTCCACGTCCGCATCGTGAACGGAACGGTGAACGTGGTGGGCACGGAAGAAGGTTCCGCGCGCCTGGAGGTCTCCGAGATCGAGGGGCCACCTCTGATCGTCACCCAGGAGGGCGGAACCCTCACGGTGGCCTACGAGGATCTGCCCTGGAAGGGCTTCCTCAAGTGGCTCGACCGCAAGGGCTGGCGGCGCAGCGCGGTCGTCTCTCTGGCCGTGCCGGCCGAGACCCGCGTCGAGGTGGGCGTGGTCAGCGCCGGGGCCGTGGTGTCCGGCGTGCGCGGACCGTCGGTGGTGAAGGGGGTCAACGGCGACACGACACTCGTCGGCCTCTCCGGCCCCGTCCGCGCCGACACCGTCTCCGGGAACCTGGAGGCCCAGGCCGTCACCGGCGACCTGCGATTCAACTCGGTCTCGGGCGATCTCACGGTCGTGGAAGGTTCCGGCCCCTCCGTGCGGGCCGACTCCGTCAGCGGCTCGATGATCGTCGACCTCGATCCGGACGGCCCCACCGATGTGCGGCTGACCAGTGTCTCCGGCGAGATCGCCATCCGGCTGCCCCAGCCCGCGGACGCGGAGGTGGTGGCCAACACCGCGAGCGGCACGATCTCCAACGCCTTCGAGGGCCTGCGGGTGCACGGCCAGTGGGGCGCCCACAAGGTCACCGGCCGACTCGGCGCCGGCACCGGCAAACTCCGCGCCACCACCGTCTCCGGCTCCATCGCCCTGCTGCGTCGCCCGCCCAGGGAGGACGAGGAGGAGCCGTGGGACAGGACGGACCCCTTCGCGAAGGACACCGACAAGGAATCTGACACGGCTGCCGATTGGGCTGAGGATTCGGCCGCGGACACAGGCGCAGGCACAGGCACAGGTACGGCTGGTGAAACTGCCTCCACCGAGCCTGCCGACACCATCGACCCGGCGGACGGCGGACACAGCACCTCGGGGGAAAATGACGTCTCCGGCCGGGCCGACGGCCCCGATCCGACGGACGATCCGACACGCGGCGACCTGACCCGCGACCCGGCCGACGGCACGACCGACAAGAAGGTGCTCTGA
- a CDS encoding PadR family transcriptional regulator, giving the protein MPPVFAHGRLRLYLLKLLDEAPRHGYEVIRLLEERFQGLYAPSAGTVYPRLSKLEAEGLVTHTTEGGRKVYSITDAGRAELADRSGELADLELEIRESVAELAAEIRADVRGAAGDLRREMRAAATEARQGSGAKAGGEHEGPFGDFTEFGDKEAWRTAKEEMRRVKQEWKEQARRAKDESRRAREEAQRARRQAKEAQDRAREQAQEEVQRIARRVQEQVQDHFARGDWPTGVREGLTELAKEFGEFGKDYGKEFGKDFGFGRGGARSEKAEGTAPGTEYSHTPEDFPAEYEPSWAHEDPTGDPARDLDRLLDRFRDDIRDAARDHGITAGQLRDARGHLSAAAAHIGALLRAPKT; this is encoded by the coding sequence ATGCCCCCCGTCTTCGCCCACGGCCGCCTCCGTCTCTACCTGCTGAAGCTGCTGGACGAGGCCCCGCGCCACGGCTACGAGGTGATCCGGCTCCTGGAGGAGCGCTTCCAGGGCCTGTACGCCCCCTCGGCGGGCACCGTCTACCCGCGGCTGTCCAAGCTGGAGGCCGAGGGACTGGTCACCCACACCACCGAGGGCGGCCGCAAGGTGTACTCCATCACCGACGCGGGCCGCGCCGAACTGGCCGACCGCAGTGGTGAACTGGCCGACCTGGAGCTGGAGATCCGTGAGTCGGTCGCCGAGCTCGCCGCCGAGATCCGGGCCGATGTGCGCGGCGCGGCGGGCGATCTGCGGCGCGAGATGAGGGCCGCCGCCACCGAGGCCCGCCAGGGCAGCGGCGCCAAGGCCGGCGGCGAACACGAGGGGCCCTTCGGGGACTTCACCGAGTTCGGCGACAAGGAGGCGTGGCGCACCGCCAAGGAGGAGATGCGCCGCGTCAAGCAGGAGTGGAAGGAGCAGGCCCGGCGCGCCAAGGACGAGAGCCGCCGTGCCCGCGAGGAGGCCCAGCGGGCCCGCCGGCAGGCCAAGGAGGCCCAGGACCGGGCCCGGGAGCAGGCGCAGGAGGAGGTGCAGCGCATCGCCCGGCGGGTCCAGGAGCAGGTGCAGGACCACTTCGCCCGCGGCGACTGGCCGACCGGGGTGCGCGAGGGGCTGACCGAACTGGCCAAGGAGTTCGGCGAGTTCGGGAAGGACTACGGCAAGGAGTTCGGGAAGGACTTCGGCTTCGGCCGGGGCGGCGCGAGGTCCGAGAAGGCCGAGGGGACGGCACCCGGCACCGAGTACTCGCACACCCCGGAGGACTTCCCCGCGGAGTACGAACCGTCCTGGGCCCACGAGGACCCGACCGGAGACCCGGCCCGCGACCTGGACCGCCTGCTCGACCGCTTCCGCGACGACATCCGCGACGCGGCCCGCGACCACGGCATCACGGCGGGTCAACTCCGTGATGCCCGCGGCCACCTGTCGGCGGCGGCGGCACACATAGGAGCACTGCTACGAGCCCCGAAGACATGA
- a CDS encoding DUF6104 family protein, producing MYFTDRGIEELEKRRGEEAVTFEWLAEQLRTFVDLNPDFEVPVERLATWLARLDDDEDE from the coding sequence ATGTACTTCACCGACCGCGGCATCGAGGAACTGGAGAAGCGGCGCGGCGAGGAAGCGGTCACGTTCGAGTGGCTCGCCGAGCAGCTGCGGACGTTCGTCGACCTCAACCCGGACTTCGAGGTACCGGTGGAGCGACTGGCGACGTGGCTGGCCCGGCTGGACGACGACGAGGACGAGTAG